The Anoxybacillus flavithermus genome has a segment encoding these proteins:
- a CDS encoding 50S ribosomal protein L19 — MHHLIQEITKEQLRNDLPEFRPGDTVRVHVKVVEGNRERIQVFEGVVIKRRGGGISETFTVRKVSYGVGVERTFPLHTPKIAKLEVVRRGKVRRAKLYYLRQLRGKAARIKEII, encoded by the coding sequence ATGCATCATTTAATTCAAGAAATTACAAAAGAACAACTACGTAACGATCTTCCAGAATTTCGCCCTGGTGACACCGTGCGCGTTCACGTGAAAGTTGTTGAAGGAAACCGTGAACGTATCCAAGTATTCGAGGGCGTTGTTATCAAGCGCCGTGGTGGTGGAATTAGCGAAACATTTACAGTTCGTAAAGTATCTTACGGTGTAGGTGTTGAGCGTACGTTCCCATTACACACGCCGAAGATTGCTAAATTAGAAGTTGTTCGTCGCGGTAAAGTTCGTCGCGCAAAATTGTACTACTTGCGTCAACTCCGCGGTAAAGCAGCACGCATCAAAGAAATCATCTAA
- a CDS encoding tRNA (guanosine(37)-N1)-methyltransferase TrmD, which yields MKIDVLTLFPNMFTGVLNESILKRAQEKGAVTFQLVNFREFADNKHQTVDDYPYGGGAGMVLKPQPIFDAVDHLTKQSEHRPRVILLCPQGERYTQKKAEELAKERHIIFICGHYEGYDERIREHLVTDEISIGDYVLTGGELAAMVVIDSVVRLLPGVLGNEHSSMLDSYSSGLLEHPHYTRPADFRGMKVPDVLLSGNHRLIEEWRQKESLRRTWLRRPDLLETYELTEQQKKWIEQWKKNER from the coding sequence ATGAAAATCGATGTGCTCACCTTATTTCCAAATATGTTTACTGGCGTGTTGAACGAGTCGATTTTAAAACGTGCGCAAGAAAAAGGTGCCGTTACGTTTCAGCTCGTCAATTTTCGCGAATTTGCCGATAATAAGCATCAGACGGTAGACGACTACCCTTACGGCGGTGGGGCTGGCATGGTATTGAAGCCGCAACCGATTTTTGATGCGGTTGATCATTTAACGAAGCAAAGTGAGCATCGTCCGCGCGTGATTTTGCTTTGTCCTCAAGGTGAACGATATACGCAAAAAAAAGCGGAGGAACTCGCTAAAGAACGACACATCATTTTCATTTGCGGACATTACGAAGGGTATGACGAACGCATTCGTGAACATCTCGTGACGGACGAAATTTCCATTGGCGATTACGTCTTAACGGGCGGAGAACTGGCAGCGATGGTCGTCATTGATAGCGTTGTTCGTTTGCTTCCTGGCGTGCTCGGCAACGAGCATTCCTCTATGCTTGATTCTTATAGCTCTGGTTTGCTCGAACACCCACATTATACGCGCCCAGCCGATTTTCGTGGCATGAAAGTACCAGATGTCCTTCTTTCAGGTAATCACCGTTTAATTGAAGAGTGGCGTCAAAAAGAATCGTTGCGTCGCACATGGTTGCGTCGACCCGATTTGCTCGAAACGTATGAGTTAACGGAACAACAAAAAAAATGGATCGAACAATGGAAAAAAAACGAACGGTAA
- a CDS encoding ribosome maturation factor RimM — protein sequence MIVVKWFHVGKIVNTHGIRGEVRVISRTDFAEERYKIGNVLYIFMENKPPVEVKVASHRVHKSFDLLTFEGYDNINLVEPFKGAIIKIPETQLQPLNEGEYYFHEIIGCTVVTEDGEPIGEIKEILTPGANDVWVVKRKKGGDVLIPYIDDVVKQVDVENKTITIHVMEGLLDE from the coding sequence GTGATCGTTGTGAAATGGTTTCATGTCGGAAAAATTGTCAATACGCACGGTATTCGCGGTGAAGTGCGCGTCATTTCACGCACAGATTTTGCAGAAGAGCGGTATAAAATCGGGAATGTATTATATATTTTTATGGAAAATAAGCCACCGGTTGAGGTCAAAGTGGCGAGCCATCGAGTTCATAAGTCGTTTGATTTATTAACGTTCGAAGGATATGATAACATCAACTTAGTCGAACCATTTAAAGGGGCGATTATTAAAATACCAGAAACGCAATTGCAACCGCTTAACGAAGGAGAATATTATTTTCACGAAATTATCGGTTGCACAGTTGTGACCGAAGATGGTGAACCGATTGGCGAAATAAAAGAAATTTTAACGCCAGGTGCAAATGACGTATGGGTCGTCAAACGAAAAAAAGGCGGAGATGTGTTAATTCCTTACATTGATGATGTCGTCAAACAAGTCGATGTTGAAAACAAAACGATTACGATTCATGTGATGGAAGGATTGCTTGACGAATGA
- a CDS encoding RNA-binding protein, with product MKTLLETIVRSLVDHPECVVIRETEQQQSITYAIALHHEDVGKVIGKNGRMIQAIRTVVQAANESKKRIDVRIEE from the coding sequence ATGAAAACGTTGCTTGAGACAATTGTTCGGTCACTTGTCGATCATCCGGAATGCGTCGTCATTCGCGAAACGGAACAACAACAATCGATCACATATGCGATCGCGCTTCATCACGAAGACGTTGGGAAAGTGATCGGAAAAAACGGGCGAATGATCCAAGCCATTCGCACCGTTGTTCAAGCAGCCAATGAGTCAAAGAAGCGAATAGACGTACGCATCGAAGAGTAA
- a CDS encoding 30S ribosomal protein S16 has translation MAVKIRLKRMGAKKSPFYRIVVADSRSPRDGRFIETIGTYNPLTEPAEIKINEELALKWLQNGAKPSDTVRNLLSKQGILEKFHNLKYGK, from the coding sequence ATGGCAGTAAAAATTCGTTTAAAACGTATGGGTGCAAAAAAATCACCATTTTATCGTATCGTTGTTGCAGACTCTCGTTCTCCACGTGACGGTCGTTTCATCGAAACAATCGGCACATACAATCCGTTAACAGAGCCTGCAGAAATTAAAATTAATGAAGAGCTTGCATTAAAATGGTTGCAAAACGGCGCAAAACCATCTGACACAGTGCGCAACTTGCTTTCAAAACAAGGAATTTTAGAAAAATTCCACAACTTAAAGTACGGAAAGTAA
- a CDS encoding signal recognition particle protein, with protein MAFEGLADRLQHVMNKIRGKGKVTEADVKEMMREVRLALLEADVNFKVVKDFVKKVSERAVGQEVMKSLTPGQQVIKVVKEELTELMGGENSKIAVSNRPPTVVMMVGLQGAGKTTTTGKLANLLRKKHNRKPLLVAADIYRPAAIKQLETLGKQLNIPVFSLGDQVSPVEIAKQAIAKAKEEHYDYVLIDTAGRLHIDEALMDELKQIKEVTKPDEIFLVVDAMTGQDAVNVAQSFNEQLGLTGVILTKLDGDTRGGAALSIKAVTNTPIKFVGMGEKLDALEPFHPERMASRILGMGDVLTLIEKAQAAVDEEKAKELEQKMRTASFTLDDFLEQLGQVRKLGPLDELLKMLPGANKVKGLNNLQIDEKQISRVEAIIRSMTKEEKMNPDIINSSRKKRIAKGSGTTVQDVNRLLKQFDEMKKMMKMMTTMPKGKKKGFRFPFM; from the coding sequence ATGGCATTTGAAGGATTGGCCGACCGTCTGCAACATGTCATGAATAAAATTCGTGGCAAAGGCAAAGTCACGGAAGCCGATGTAAAAGAAATGATGCGTGAAGTGCGGCTCGCGCTATTAGAAGCGGACGTCAATTTTAAAGTCGTCAAAGACTTCGTGAAAAAAGTAAGCGAGCGAGCTGTCGGGCAAGAAGTCATGAAAAGCTTGACCCCGGGGCAGCAAGTCATTAAAGTCGTAAAAGAAGAATTGACGGAGCTGATGGGGGGAGAAAACAGCAAAATTGCCGTGTCAAACCGTCCGCCAACGGTTGTTATGATGGTCGGTTTGCAAGGGGCAGGGAAAACGACGACGACGGGGAAATTAGCGAATTTATTACGTAAAAAACATAATCGCAAGCCGTTGCTTGTCGCAGCTGACATTTATCGCCCAGCAGCGATTAAACAGCTTGAGACGTTAGGGAAGCAGTTGAACATCCCTGTGTTTTCGCTCGGCGATCAAGTGAGCCCGGTGGAAATTGCAAAACAAGCGATTGCAAAAGCAAAAGAAGAGCATTATGATTACGTATTAATCGATACGGCCGGACGCTTGCATATCGATGAAGCGCTCATGGACGAACTAAAGCAAATTAAAGAAGTGACGAAACCCGATGAAATTTTTCTCGTTGTCGATGCGATGACGGGACAAGATGCGGTCAACGTCGCGCAAAGCTTTAACGAACAGCTTGGACTGACGGGCGTCATTTTGACGAAGCTTGATGGTGATACGCGAGGCGGGGCAGCCTTATCAATTAAAGCGGTCACAAATACGCCAATTAAGTTTGTCGGTATGGGTGAAAAGCTCGATGCGCTTGAGCCGTTTCATCCGGAGCGGATGGCGTCGCGCATTCTAGGTATGGGGGACGTGTTGACGCTCATTGAAAAAGCGCAAGCCGCTGTCGATGAAGAAAAGGCAAAAGAGCTCGAACAAAAAATGCGCACCGCATCATTTACACTTGACGACTTTTTAGAACAGCTTGGGCAAGTGCGCAAACTCGGTCCGCTCGATGAACTTTTAAAAATGTTGCCGGGCGCTAACAAAGTGAAAGGTTTAAACAACTTACAAATTGACGAAAAGCAAATTAGCCGCGTCGAAGCGATTATTCGTTCGATGACAAAAGAAGAAAAAATGAACCCAGACATCATTAACTCTAGTCGCAAAAAGCGAATTGCAAAAGGGAGCGGAACGACGGTTCAAGACGTCAACCGCTTGCTGAAACAGTTTGACGAAATGAAAAAGATGATGAAAATGATGACAACCATGCCAAAGGGGAAAAAGAAAGGGTTCCGTTTCCCGTTCATGTAA
- a CDS encoding DNA-binding protein, which translates to MLEKTTRMNYLYDFYQSLLTPKQRNYMSLYYLDDYSLGEIAEEYEVSRQAVYDNIKRTEAMLEDYEQKLLLFQKFQQRHKLLHRLKTHIAERYPNDEELMKLVLELEKLE; encoded by the coding sequence ATGCTAGAAAAAACAACGAGAATGAATTATTTATACGACTTTTACCAATCGTTGTTGACGCCGAAGCAACGAAACTATATGTCCCTTTACTATTTAGACGATTACTCCCTCGGTGAAATTGCCGAAGAGTACGAAGTGAGTCGTCAAGCTGTATACGATAACATTAAACGGACGGAAGCGATGCTAGAAGATTATGAGCAAAAGTTATTGCTCTTTCAAAAGTTTCAACAACGTCACAAACTATTGCACCGATTAAAAACGCATATAGCTGAACGCTATCCGAACGATGAGGAGCTTATGAAGCTCGTTTTGGAGTTGGAGAAATTAGAGTAG
- a CDS encoding signal recognition particle-docking protein FtsY: protein MSFFKKLKEKIAKQADTVTEKFKRGLEKTRDSFAGKVNDLIARYRKVDEEFFEELEEILIASDVGVATVMDFIDELKMEVKRRNIQDPKEMYSVISEKLIDIYEASGEEKTELNIQPNGLTVILFVGVNGVGKTTTIGKLAYKLKSEGKKVMLAAGDTFRAGAIEQLEVWGERVGVEVIKQSAGSDPAAVMYDAIQAAKSRNVDILLCDTAGRLQNKVNLMKELEKVKRVIEREVPGAPHEVLLVLDATTGQNAMSQAKTFKEATNVTGIVLTKLDGTAKGGIVLAIRHELNIPVKFVGLGEKMDDLEPFNAEQFVYGLFSSFMEREETQGE, encoded by the coding sequence GTGAGCTTTTTTAAAAAATTAAAAGAAAAAATCGCAAAACAAGCGGATACAGTAACGGAAAAGTTTAAACGTGGTTTAGAAAAAACGCGCGACTCTTTCGCTGGAAAAGTGAACGATTTAATCGCGCGCTATCGGAAAGTAGATGAAGAGTTTTTTGAAGAGCTAGAAGAAATTTTAATCGCCTCAGACGTTGGTGTTGCAACAGTCATGGATTTTATCGATGAGTTAAAAATGGAAGTGAAACGTCGCAACATTCAAGACCCGAAAGAAATGTATAGCGTCATTTCCGAAAAATTGATTGACATTTACGAAGCAAGCGGTGAGGAGAAAACAGAATTAAACATTCAGCCAAACGGCTTAACGGTCATTTTATTTGTCGGTGTCAACGGCGTTGGAAAAACGACGACGATCGGGAAACTCGCGTACAAATTAAAAAGCGAAGGAAAAAAAGTGATGCTTGCCGCTGGCGATACGTTCCGTGCGGGCGCGATTGAACAACTTGAAGTATGGGGCGAGCGCGTTGGTGTGGAAGTCATTAAACAGTCTGCTGGCTCTGATCCAGCGGCGGTGATGTACGATGCGATTCAAGCAGCAAAATCGCGCAACGTTGACATTTTGTTGTGTGATACAGCTGGCCGCTTACAAAATAAAGTGAATTTAATGAAAGAGTTAGAAAAAGTTAAGCGTGTTATTGAACGTGAAGTGCCGGGGGCACCGCATGAAGTGTTGCTTGTGCTAGATGCAACGACAGGGCAAAATGCGATGAGCCAAGCAAAAACATTTAAAGAAGCAACAAACGTCACCGGCATTGTGCTTACGAAACTGGATGGAACAGCAAAAGGTGGCATCGTATTAGCGATCCGCCACGAGTTAAACATTCCGGTGAAATTTGTCGGTTTAGGAGAGAAAATGGACGATTTAGAGCCGTTTAACGCCGAACAATTCGTGTATGGGTTATTTTCATCGTTTATGGAACGAGAAGAGACGCAAGGAGAATAA
- a CDS encoding chromosome segregation protein SMC, producing the protein MFLKRLEAIGFKSFADRISIDFVPGMTAIVGPNGSGKSNITDAIRWVLGEQSAKSLRGAKMEDVIFSGSESRKPLNVAEVTLTLDNSDQFLPLEYEEVSITRRVYRSGDSEFFINNQPCRLKDIVDLFMDSGVGREAFSIISQGKVEEILSSKAEDRRTIFEDAAGVLKYKTRKKKAEQKLNETEDHLQRVQDILHELNQQLEPLKQQASIAKEYLEKKEQLQTYEVGLIVYEIEQLHEKWEALKKQLALHQQNEIELATTLQKEEAHIAQLRHELTALDESIDGLQQVLLLVSEELEKTEGKKQLLKERKSNAYKQQQQMEQTMEQLAERKRALEATIAEKKKVLQQLQTDVQALQAQLKEQNNVLSAYGPKAEEEIERLKSEYIDLVHEQATLKNERMHIESQLQKNEEKQQQLITANDEHIRAYEQIVGQWEQKQKLIHELQERIAKQEQTLQTKEEQLTARKEQYRKKETTLYEAYQYVQKVKSKKEMLEVMQQEYAGFFQGVKEVLKAKDRLNGIHGAVVELMTVPSELETAIEVALGGAAQHVVVENERSAREAIQFLKQNKYGRATFLPLDVIQRKLFPPSVRENIAKHPAYVGIASELISYEATYENIMTSILGTVIITRDLKGANELARQLQYRYRLVTLEGDVVNPGGAMTGGTVNKQTSSLFSRTRELEEVTAHWRDVEQKTIELEQLVQREKEAIAQAEKERTALYTELEASRIELQEEKSAWMELNLRKKHMDERLGVYRYERQTLEEEKKQLTARLHDIMHSLHMLEKNIVSIDEQVKQWTEKKQLEQQSKEQMQEKLTALKIALAEKQEHVRNEEQHVHRLTEEWEEVKRTLTHIEKERDELVRHTNEQTEDEQQLERICKEKTKQKEETIELIASRREQRLHYQTKLEQLEKEIKEWKRQHKQLTDTLKDEEVKLARFDMELDHLLNRLREEYKLSFEAAKEAFPLHLPAQEARKKVKLIQLAIDELGTVNLGAIEEYERVSERHRFLTEQKEDLQQAKDTLYQVIDEMDDEMKRRFATTFEQIRTQFARVFVELFGGGKADLQLTDPNDLLHTGVDIVAQPPGKKLQHLSLLSGGERALTAIALLFAILNVRPVPFCVLDEVEAALDEANVQRYAKYLKKFSDNTQFIVITHRKGTMEEADVLYGVTMQQSGVSKLVSVRLEEVAEKKG; encoded by the coding sequence GTGTTCCTCAAACGTTTAGAAGCTATCGGATTTAAATCTTTTGCTGATCGCATTTCTATCGATTTTGTTCCGGGGATGACGGCAATCGTCGGTCCGAACGGAAGCGGGAAAAGCAACATTACAGATGCGATTCGTTGGGTGCTTGGTGAACAGTCCGCCAAGTCGCTTCGCGGGGCAAAAATGGAAGACGTCATTTTTTCGGGAAGCGAATCACGCAAGCCGTTGAACGTGGCGGAAGTGACGTTGACGCTCGATAATAGCGATCAATTTTTGCCGCTCGAATACGAAGAAGTAAGTATAACAAGACGCGTCTATCGTTCAGGCGATAGCGAATTTTTTATTAATAACCAGCCTTGCCGTTTAAAAGATATTGTCGATTTATTTATGGATTCTGGCGTTGGTCGTGAAGCTTTCTCCATCATTAGTCAAGGAAAAGTAGAGGAAATTTTAAGTAGTAAAGCGGAAGATCGCCGCACGATTTTTGAAGATGCAGCAGGCGTCTTAAAATATAAAACAAGGAAAAAAAAGGCGGAGCAAAAACTAAACGAAACAGAAGATCATTTGCAACGTGTGCAAGATATTTTACACGAACTAAACCAGCAGCTTGAGCCGTTGAAACAACAAGCGTCAATCGCCAAGGAATATCTTGAGAAAAAAGAGCAGCTACAAACATATGAAGTCGGCTTAATTGTTTATGAAATCGAGCAGTTACATGAAAAATGGGAAGCGTTGAAAAAACAACTCGCTTTACATCAACAAAACGAAATAGAATTAGCGACGACGTTGCAAAAAGAAGAAGCGCACATCGCTCAGTTGCGTCATGAACTGACAGCGCTTGATGAGTCAATAGATGGCTTACAGCAAGTATTGTTGCTTGTTAGCGAAGAGCTTGAGAAAACGGAAGGGAAAAAACAGTTATTAAAAGAGCGAAAAAGCAACGCCTATAAGCAACAACAGCAAATGGAGCAAACGATGGAGCAACTTGCTGAGCGAAAACGTGCACTTGAAGCGACAATTGCTGAAAAAAAGAAAGTGCTGCAACAGCTTCAAACAGATGTGCAAGCGCTTCAAGCGCAATTAAAAGAACAAAACAACGTCCTTTCTGCTTACGGTCCGAAAGCGGAGGAGGAAATTGAACGGCTAAAAAGCGAATACATTGATCTCGTTCACGAACAAGCGACGTTAAAAAATGAGCGCATGCACATTGAGTCCCAGTTGCAAAAAAATGAAGAAAAACAGCAGCAGCTCATCACTGCAAACGATGAACATATTCGGGCATACGAACAGATCGTTGGACAATGGGAACAAAAACAAAAACTCATTCATGAGTTGCAAGAGCGCATCGCTAAACAAGAGCAAACGCTTCAAACAAAAGAAGAACAATTGACCGCACGAAAAGAACAATATCGAAAAAAAGAAACGACGTTATATGAAGCGTATCAATACGTACAAAAAGTAAAATCAAAAAAAGAAATGTTAGAGGTGATGCAACAAGAGTATGCTGGATTTTTCCAAGGGGTAAAAGAAGTATTAAAAGCAAAAGATCGGTTAAACGGCATTCATGGAGCGGTTGTTGAGCTGATGACGGTGCCATCCGAACTAGAAACAGCAATCGAAGTGGCGCTCGGAGGAGCGGCGCAACATGTCGTCGTGGAAAATGAACGAAGCGCACGTGAAGCTATTCAATTTTTAAAACAAAATAAGTATGGACGGGCGACATTTTTACCGCTTGACGTTATTCAGCGAAAACTATTTCCTCCATCCGTTCGGGAAAACATTGCCAAACACCCCGCTTACGTTGGCATTGCTTCCGAATTAATTTCGTATGAAGCAACGTACGAAAACATCATGACAAGCATTCTTGGGACGGTCATTATTACGCGCGATTTAAAAGGGGCAAATGAGCTTGCTCGTCAATTGCAATACCGCTATCGTCTCGTCACGTTAGAAGGGGATGTTGTCAATCCAGGCGGGGCGATGACGGGAGGAACGGTAAATAAACAGACAAGCTCATTGTTTAGTCGCACGCGTGAGCTTGAAGAAGTGACAGCACATTGGCGCGATGTCGAGCAAAAAACGATCGAGCTTGAACAGCTTGTGCAACGAGAAAAAGAAGCCATTGCACAAGCTGAGAAAGAGCGAACAGCGCTTTATACTGAGCTAGAAGCAAGCCGTATAGAGCTGCAAGAAGAAAAAAGCGCATGGATGGAACTAAATCTTCGTAAAAAACATATGGACGAACGACTCGGTGTGTATCGCTATGAAAGACAAACGCTCGAAGAAGAAAAGAAACAATTGACTGCTCGACTTCACGATATTATGCATTCACTTCATATGCTTGAGAAAAACATCGTTTCTATCGATGAGCAAGTGAAACAATGGACAGAAAAAAAACAGTTAGAGCAACAATCGAAAGAGCAAATGCAAGAAAAGTTGACCGCATTGAAAATCGCGCTCGCTGAAAAGCAAGAACACGTCAGAAATGAAGAGCAACATGTGCATCGACTAACGGAAGAATGGGAGGAAGTGAAGCGAACACTTACGCACATCGAAAAAGAACGCGATGAACTTGTACGCCATACGAACGAACAAACGGAAGATGAACAACAGCTCGAGCGAATATGCAAAGAAAAAACGAAACAAAAAGAAGAAACGATTGAACTTATTGCTAGCCGGCGTGAACAGCGGCTACATTATCAAACAAAGCTTGAGCAACTCGAAAAAGAAATAAAAGAATGGAAACGACAACATAAGCAACTCACAGATACGTTAAAAGACGAGGAAGTGAAGCTTGCTCGCTTCGATATGGAGCTTGACCACTTACTCAACCGCCTTCGTGAAGAATACAAGCTGTCATTCGAAGCAGCGAAAGAAGCGTTCCCGCTCCATCTCCCTGCTCAAGAGGCGCGGAAAAAAGTGAAGCTCATCCAGCTCGCTATTGATGAACTTGGAACGGTCAATCTCGGTGCGATTGAAGAATATGAACGTGTCTCTGAACGCCACCGCTTTTTAACTGAACAAAAAGAAGATTTACAACAGGCGAAAGATACATTGTATCAAGTGATTGATGAAATGGACGATGAAATGAAACGGAGATTTGCGACAACGTTTGAGCAAATTCGTACGCAATTTGCACGCGTGTTCGTTGAATTGTTTGGAGGAGGAAAGGCCGATTTACAGTTGACTGATCCGAACGATTTACTCCATACGGGTGTCGACATTGTCGCACAACCACCGGGAAAAAAGCTACAACATTTAAGTTTATTATCAGGCGGGGAGCGAGCATTGACGGCGATTGCGCTTTTGTTCGCCATTTTAAATGTTCGACCTGTTCCGTTTTGCGTGCTTGATGAAGTAGAAGCAGCACTTGATGAGGCGAACGTACAACGATATGCGAAATATTTAAAGAAGTTTAGCGACAATACACAATTTATCGTCATTACTCATCGAAAAGGAACGATGGAAGAAGCAGATGTACTATATGGAGTAACGATGCAACAATCAGGTGTATCGAAGCTCGTTTCTGTTCGACTAGAAGAAGTAGCTGAAAAGAAAGGATGA
- a CDS encoding ribonuclease 3, translating into MSKQRPYVKFKQFQEQTGIFFRNEKLLIQAFTHSSYVNEHRKRLHEDNERLEFLGDAVLELTVSQYLFEQFPQMSEGELTKMRAAIVCEPSLVTFAHALSFGDLVLLGKGEELTGGRMRPSLLADVFEAFIGALYLDQGIEAVVQFLGKTIFPKIREGAFSHVMDYKSQLQEFVQRDGSGVLEYKILQERGPAHNKEFVSRVSLNGEELGVGVGRSKKEAEQRAAQMALAKLKQLQQG; encoded by the coding sequence ATGTCAAAGCAACGACCGTACGTAAAATTTAAACAATTTCAAGAACAAACAGGTATTTTTTTTCGAAATGAAAAACTACTCATTCAAGCATTTACCCATTCATCATATGTGAATGAGCATCGCAAGCGGCTGCATGAAGACAATGAGCGCCTTGAATTTTTAGGGGATGCTGTCTTAGAATTGACCGTTTCACAATATTTATTTGAACAGTTTCCACAAATGAGCGAAGGGGAATTAACAAAAATGCGGGCAGCGATCGTCTGTGAACCGTCGCTTGTTACGTTTGCCCATGCATTGTCGTTTGGCGATCTCGTTTTGCTCGGTAAAGGGGAAGAACTAACGGGTGGTCGCATGCGTCCGTCGTTGTTAGCTGACGTATTTGAGGCTTTTATCGGAGCGCTTTATTTAGATCAAGGGATCGAGGCAGTCGTGCAATTTTTAGGGAAAACGATTTTCCCAAAAATTCGCGAAGGTGCTTTTTCTCATGTGATGGATTACAAAAGTCAACTACAAGAATTTGTACAACGTGATGGAAGCGGAGTATTAGAATATAAAATTTTACAAGAACGAGGTCCTGCTCATAATAAAGAGTTCGTATCGCGCGTATCGTTAAATGGCGAGGAGCTTGGTGTTGGAGTTGGGCGCTCGAAAAAAGAGGCAGAGCAACGCGCCGCGCAAATGGCATTAGCTAAGCTAAAACAATTACAACAAGGCTGA
- a CDS encoding acyl carrier protein: MADVLERVTKIIVDRLGVEESQVTLESSFKEDLGADSLDVVELVMELEDEFDMEISDEEAEKIVTVGDAVNYIKSRLS, from the coding sequence ATGGCAGACGTATTAGAGCGTGTAACGAAAATTATCGTTGATCGCCTTGGTGTTGAAGAGTCACAAGTGACGCTTGAATCTTCATTCAAAGAAGATTTAGGAGCAGACTCGCTTGATGTTGTTGAGCTTGTTATGGAATTAGAAGATGAGTTTGATATGGAAATTTCAGATGAAGAGGCGGAAAAAATCGTTACTGTAGGCGATGCAGTTAACTACATAAAAAGCCGTCTATCATAA
- a CDS encoding beta-ketoacyl-ACP reductase, whose amino-acid sequence MEGKVAIVTGASRGIGREIALHLARLGAKVAVNYAGSEAKANEVVAQIVEHGGEAFAVQADVANSEAVDHMVKEVLERWGRVDILVNNAGITRDNLLMRMKEEEWDAVINTNLKGVFLCTKAVTRPMMKQRYGRIVNVASIVGVSGNPGQANYVAAKAGVIGLTKTAAKELASRNITVNAVAPGFITTDMTDQLSEDVRQAMLQQIPLARFGNPEDIAHVVAFLVSDGASYITGQTIHVDGGMVM is encoded by the coding sequence ATGGAAGGGAAAGTAGCGATTGTGACCGGGGCGTCACGTGGTATTGGGCGTGAAATTGCTTTACATTTAGCCCGTCTTGGTGCAAAAGTAGCGGTCAATTATGCAGGAAGTGAAGCGAAAGCAAATGAAGTTGTCGCTCAAATTGTTGAGCATGGTGGCGAAGCGTTTGCTGTACAAGCAGACGTCGCAAATAGCGAGGCAGTCGACCATATGGTGAAAGAAGTGCTTGAGCGTTGGGGTCGCGTTGATATTTTAGTGAACAACGCAGGCATTACGCGCGACAACTTGCTTATGCGCATGAAAGAAGAAGAATGGGATGCGGTCATCAATACGAACTTAAAAGGTGTCTTTTTATGTACGAAAGCTGTCACACGCCCGATGATGAAACAGCGATACGGTCGAATTGTGAACGTAGCGTCCATTGTCGGTGTAAGCGGCAACCCAGGGCAAGCAAACTATGTTGCAGCGAAAGCAGGTGTGATCGGACTGACGAAAACAGCAGCAAAAGAACTCGCGAGTCGAAACATTACCGTCAATGCCGTTGCGCCTGGATTTATTACGACAGATATGACGGATCAATTAAGCGAAGATGTGCGCCAAGCGATGTTGCAACAAATTCCGCTTGCCCGCTTCGGCAATCCAGAAGATATTGCGCATGTTGTCGCGTTTCTCGTCTCAGACGGGGCAAGCTATATAACAGGACAAACCATTCACGTCGACGGCGGTATGGTGATGTAA